DNA sequence from the Salvia splendens isolate huo1 chromosome 19, SspV2, whole genome shotgun sequence genome:
tagtaTGAAAATAAATTCATTGGAGAGATGAAAGAATCCATAGATTTTGTGATATACTTGCCCACCAAATTTTAAATCCAGATATATTGTTAGGTCAGTCACATGAGTTCCATCctaaaatcaattggtgataggaggaggggccaaTAAGACTTATATAGTgtattaagctctttgtgtataCCAATATGCGATATTGTTACATTCATTTTATGTTACAATTGCCAACGGAGACAATATTGCTTCTGTTGAATAAATTGGTGGACCTTCATTTGGGCTGGTTTTATCTTTGGCCCAGACGATGCTGTGTTGGGCTTGGCCCAAAACTAATTCTCACTCTCCAGATGCAGCCACGTGTACTCTCACCCGGATCAAGGCTTTCAGCCGTTGGATTGTGGTGTGTGCTTGTTATGTGAGAGGTGAGTCCATTCACTTCATTCATTCTTTTGatattcactctctctctcactcgaAGCTCTCCGAaaactctctctgtctctctctcttttctgcTCTCTTCTCCGACGATTCTCCGGCGGTTTCTGTGAGATTTCTCTCGGTTGAAAGGGCTGTAGACCTTGCTACAGTAACAGTGAGGGCAACTACTTCGGTTGCCGGTGTTGGTTGAGAAATAGGGTTTCTGTCTTTGAGGGTTTCGGTGTGAGGTGTTCTCGGACGGTGTAGATCTGGGATGTAGGAGTCTGGTTAAGCTGGAATCTGGAGGGTGAGGTTAATCATCGGTTGATTCTGCTGTGCTCCtttggatctgtgttcttgAGAATAGATTTGTGCTATCGGCGAGTGTCTGAGCCGAAGCAGCTTTTCTTCTGTGTTTTCTTTCATTGCATCTTGTGTTCTTACGTGTAACTGCTCCAGATCCGAAAGGATCTGTTTCTTGTAGTACTAATTCGTTTGTCAAGTGTGCAGGGTTGAAGAAGCTGAAGCTGGGAGTGAACTGTAATCTTGTGTAATAGATAGGTCTATTCGGTATTCAAGATTATTTGTAACTTTGATTGTAATATCAGTCGCATGGttggagtttgactgagctccctaatgaagaacaaagaggtcttggtaaatagtgaatccgaccctagtctgatccctacagtggtatcagagccacggggggactAGGTCGGCACGCCAAGTCGCGTAAGGCGGTGGGCAAGTGGAATCCTCCTTCGAGTGGGGATTcactctggtaaattggctgtGACCTTCTTGTTTTACGGTTTTCTGTTATAGTGCCAACATAGGCTTGGGTTTTTTGTTGCTGGTAGTTGGTTCTTGGCAAGAACTTAGGTTTTACTTGATTTCTTGtgttttttgttttcgcttctgcTGTTGTTGTGTGGTGCTCTGTGTAGTCTGATCCCTAATCTGATCTCACTTCACTTGGCCACTAAGTACTGATACTGCCAAAGTGAACCCCTGCGCCCTCCAAGAGCGagtgattgcgaactgggatAGCCTTTGCCAGTGTGCTCGTGACAGTCAGGGAATTGAGTCTGGTTCTCTGTGAGAAAGTGTGTTCTAAGTGCTTGCTATATGTCTGTGTGCTTAAAGGTGTGTAAAGCTCTCTGTGTTTGCCTTGCTTCCTGTGCTCTTGTAAAAATCTTTGCAAAAATGACTCAGCCTGTTGGTTTGATCCCTTTCAATGGTAAAAATGACTTTGTGATCtggaaacagaaaatgaaatgtgttttgattcaacaaaagGTTTTTAAAGTTGTTGATGGTTCTTTGCCTGAGGCAACTGCTCAGGACAAAATTGATGAGATGAATGAGTTGGCTAGAGCCACCATTGTGTTAAATCTGTCTGATTCTGTGATTAGGAAAGTTGATCATATTGAATCTGCCTCTGAAatgtggaaaaatcttgattcTCTGTATACAGAGACCTCTATGTCTTCTAGAATGTATCTGCTTGAAAAATTGTTCAAATTTAAGCTTGATTTAACTAAAGACATTGATGATAACATTGATAGATTCCAGAAGCTTGTGCAAGATATAAAAAGATCTGGTGATAAAACCATAGATGAATACACAAGTATAGCTCTAATGAATGCCATACCTGATTCCTATAGTGATGTTAAGGCAGCCATTAAGTATGGCAGGGATACTGCCCCTTTGGAATTGATTGTTAGCTCCTTAAAATCTAAAGAACTTGAGTTAAGGGAAAGGGCAGCTGATAAGAGTGCTTTTAATAGAGCTCTGAGTGTCAGAGGTAGATCTCAGTCTAGAGGGGGTAAAGACACCAATAATGGATCAGGTTCCAACTCTAAttcaaagaaaaagaatagaTCTAGGTCCAATAGCAGGGATCCTAAATCTTTCAGAAAGTGTTTTAATTGTGGGGAAGTGGGGCACTACAAAAAGGAGTGCACTAAgcctaagaagaagaaaatcCAAAATAATGACACTCAGCTTGAAAGTATTGTCAATGTGGCAAAATATGATGCAAATAATGAATGTGTGTTCATGGTTCATGATCTGATGTATATTAATGCTTCCCCTATGTGTCCTTTTAATTCAAATGATTGGCTGTGTGATTCTGGATGTACTTATCATGTTAGTCCTTTTAAGGAGGTGTTTTCTGAGCTGAAACCTGTTATTAATACCTATGTGTCTATGGCTGATGATAAAAAATGTGAAATCCATGGTATTGGTACTGTGTGTTTAAAGTTTAATGATGGTTTTGTGCTCTGCTTGAAAAATGTGAGGTATGTTCCAGATCTGTGCTACAATTTGATGTCTTGTACTGCTTTAGAAGCTGCTGGTATGGGGGGAAAATGGGGGGATGGATGCATGAAAATTTGCAGAGGATCTATGTGTCTTTTTAAGGCCAAAAAGAAATGTGGTTTATATGTTTGTACTGCAGAACCTCTTTCATGTGCTAGTGCCTCTGCCAATGTGGTTAAAAGTGATAAAACTATGCTATGGCATGATAGACTAGGACACATGAGTGAAAAaggtttaaatattttaaagaagCATGCTATTTTATCTGACTCTGATGTGCAAGGCAGTATGCCCTTCTGTGATACCTGTGTGCTGGGTAAACAGCACAGGGTTTCTTTTCATTCTCCTGTGCCTGTTAATGTGAGCAAATGTGTGCTTGAATATTTGCACatggatgtgtggggtcctgccTCTGTATCTTCTCACTCTGGTTCTGTCTATTTCCTAtctatcattgatgacttctcTAGGAAGGTTTGGTGTTTTCTCATGAAACATAAGTCTGATGTCTTTGAGAGATTTAAAACCTGGAAAATGTTGATTGAAACTCAGACAGGTAAGAAGATAAAAGCTATCAGAACTGATAATGGTCTTGAGTTTTGCAATAACCAGATTGATAACTTGTGTGCTGCTTATGGTATTAAAAGACATAAAACTGTTCCTTATACAccccaacaaaatggagtgGCTGAAAGGATGAATAGAACTTTGCTTGAAAAGGTGAGATGTTTGCTTGCCAAATCTGGTTTGTCAAAGAAGTTCTGGGGTGAAGCTTTAATTACTGCTGCTTATCTGATAAATAGATCTCCTTCTGTACCCTTAAATGGTCAGTGTCCTGAGCATGTGTTTTCTGGAAAAGACTTGTCTCTTTCTCACCTGAGGGTATTTGGCTGTACTGCTTTTGTACATACTAAGTCTGATAAACTTGAGCCTAGATCTAGGAAAGGTGTTTTTCTTGGATATCCTGAGGGTGTTAAGGGTTATAGAGTCTGGCTAAGGGATGAACCAGGTTTTAAGGTCATTATAAGCAGGGATGTAGTCTTTAATGAGACTGATTTCCCTTGCTTAGGTCTGACCACTGACCCTGCTCCACTCCCTGTGGACAGTGAACCTCTTATGGAGGAAGAGCCCACAGTACCACTCACTGATGTGGAGAATCAAAATGAtactccaagtgaggtggagcagtCTTTCTGGCATACCTATCCAGTATTTACACCTGTTGAGACACCTCATGAGGGAGATTTGATTGATAATTTGCCCCTGAATGTTAATGACAATGAgatgcatgatagtcctattaGGCAAAACTCTCCTGCTCAGAATATTTTGCATAGTCCAACTGGTGTTCAAAATGCAATTGATAATACTGATTTGAGCAATTATGTGTTAGCCAGAGATAGAACTAGAAGATTGAATGTGTCTAAACCAAATAGATTTGTTGGCATGGTTGCTCTTATTAACCTGGCTTTTAATGTTTTTGAATCTGATGGGGATGAACCCCAGTCCTATAAGCATGCCACTAAGTCAAAGTACTGGAATGAATGGCATAAAGCAATGTTAGAGGAAATGCACTCCCTAAAGATAAACCTTACCTGGATACTTGTTCCCTTGCCCCCTGGTGCATCTGTGGTTGATTGCAGGTGGTTATATAAACTCAAAAATGAGGTGGAGGGCCTTAGGTACAAGGCAAGATTGGTTGCAAAAgggtttactcaacaagagggggtagattatactGAAATTTTTGCTCCTGTGGTTAAGTTCACTACTGTTAGATTGATGCTTGCTTTGTGTGCTCACTTTAATTGGGAATTGAAACAGATGGATGTAAAAACtgctttcttgcatggtgatttaGATAAACCTATCTATATGAAACAGCCTGAAGGCTTTGTTGATCCCAAGTTTCCCAATCATGTGTGTTTACTGAAAAAGGCTCTTTATGGGTTGAAACAATCTCCTAGGCAATGGAATATTAAGTTTAACAGTTGCATGCATAAATTGGGTTTTGTAAGAAGTACTTTTGATgcatgcttgtatgttaaaGACCTTGATTCTCCTGTGCTTGTGTTCTTGCTGctatatgtggatgatatgctcatAATGGGACCTTGCTTGAAAACCATAAAGTCAGTTCAGTCTGCTTTGAGTgagaattttgacatgaaggatttGGGTGATGCTCAGAAGATCTTAGGGATAAATATTGTAAGAGATAGGAAGTCTTCTACCCTTGTGTTGCATCAAGAACCTTATGTGtacaaaattcttaaaaaaattagtatgTCTGATTCAAAGCCTGTCTCTGTTCCTTTGGCTTCTCATTTTGTGTTGAGTAAAGATCAGTGTCCTCAAACCAAGTCTGATATTGATGCTATGAAAAAGATTCCCTATGCAAATGCTATTGGGTCAGTGATGTACTTGATGGTAAGCACcagacctgacattgcttatgCTGTGTCATGCCTCAGTAGATACATGTCTAATCCTGGCTCTGTGCACTGGGAAGCTGTGAAATGGCTTCTGAGATATCTTAAAAATACTGCAAAATATGGTTTGTGTTACTCTAAGTGTGAAGATGGTGTTTCCTTAACTGGGTTTGTGGATTCTAACTATGCAAATGACAGGGATAAGAGGAAGTCAACTACCTCCTATGTGTTCACTGCTTGTAGGTCTTGTATCAGTTGGAAATCCCAATTGCAGCAAATAGTGGCTCTATCCACTACAGAGTCAGAGTACATTGCTATCACAGAAGCAATGAAAGAAGCAGTTTGGCTAAAGGGAGTTCTCTCTGAACTGAAATTTCTGAAGTTATCTCCTTCTGTGTTTTCTGATTCTCAATCTGCAATTCAGTTATGTAAAAACCCTGTTTttcatgatagaactaagcacATTGATGTAAGGTTCCATTACATTAGGGACATAgtagaaaaaggtgaagttTTCTTGCATAAGGTCCATACAGATAAGAATCCTGCTGATATGGGTACAAAACCTTTGCCTGCTGAAAAACTTGTTTTCTGCATCAAATTTTTGCATTTTGATTTAGGTTAGATTGCATGTCCCGGGGTAAAGTCCTCAGTCATTTTACTTGCTTTGGTACAGCTGGTATATGACTTGAGGCTGGAAGTCCTCCTAGACTAATGGGTCTATCCCTCTGGTGTCTGGAGGCAGTGTGGTGGTTCCCCTGAGTGCAAGTGAACTTTTTTGTTCTTTAAAGCTAAGGGGGAATTACCTTGCAGGCTGTGATGATTATTTCACTTTAGCTTATAGCACAAGTTGGTTTCTCAGAATgaagtccaaggtggagtatgttgaATAAATTGGTGGACCTTCATTTGGGCTGGTTTTATCTTTGGCCCAGACGATGCTGTGTTGGGCTTGGCCCAAAACTAATTCTCACTCTCCAGATGCAGCCACGTGTACTCTCACCCGGATCAAGGCTTTCAGCCGTTGGATTGTGGTGTGTGCTTGTTATGTGAGAGGTGAGTCCATTCACTTCATTCATTCTTTTGatattcactctctctctcactcgaAGCTCTCCGAaaactctctctgtctctctctcttttctgcTCTCTTCTCCGACGATTCTCCGGCGGTTTCTGTGAGATTTCTCTCGGTTGAAAGGGCTGTAGACCTTGCTACAGTAACAGTGAGGGCAACTACTTCGGTTGCCGGTGTTGGTTGAGAAATAGGGTTTCTGTCTTTGAGGGTTTCGGTGTGAGGTGTTCTCGGACGGTGTAGATCTGGGATGTAGGAGTCTGGTTAAGCTGGAATCTGGAGGGTGAGGTTAATCATCGGTTGATTCTGCTGTGCTCCtttggatctgtgttcttgAGAATAGATTTGTGCTATCGGCGAGTGTCTGAGCCGAAGCAGCTTTTCTTCTGTGTTTTCTTTCATTGCATCTTGTGTTCTTACGTGTAACTGCTCCAGATCCGAAAGGATCTGTTTCTTGTAGTACTAATTCGTTTGTCAAGTGTGCAGGGTTGAAGAAGCTGAAGCTGGGAGTGAACTGTAATCTTGTGTAATAGATAGGTCTATTCGGTATTCAAGATTATTTGTAACTTTGATTGTAATATCAGTCGCATGGttggagtttgactgagctccctaatgaagaacaaagaggtcttggtaaatagtgaatccgaccctagtctgatccctacagctTCCTTACAAAATTTTGATCATGAATTGAGGGGGTAATAATTAGAAGAAGACGATCAACACTACTACTCTACAGATTGAAATGAGAAAAGCGATCATCAATAGATGTTGCAAAAACATTCTTGCAACATTCCAAACTTTTGCAATAGATCATGTTGAGATCATATAATTTCATCTTCTATTCGAAAGAGTAGTTCGAGTTGTTGTTCATCACTTTCGTCTTCAAACAAATCATCTGAATTCTTTTCAACCAGAGTCACACCACCTTGAGGTAACTCCACCACCAATGAATCAAAATACAAAGTCCCCTCTGTCAAGTAGTTCATCACCCTTCTTAGCACCGTCGTAATTTCACGACGACCTTTCATCACTTTCAGACATTTCATGTAGGGAAATGGACAAGGACTTTCCTCGATCAGACCACGATTCTTTTCAAGAACCTTAATTTCCAAAAACAAGCAAAATAGGTAAGCAATACTAGTACGAGAGGGTGTCCGCAGTCAGTTCATAAATTTACCAAATTCGCTGTGAAATTTATTTACTCCACTcaattaaaaggaaatttcaCCCCCTCCGAATTCGTGCCTAGGCAATTTCATTTTTCTCAATCCTTAAACTCTTTAATTTAGGACTAACTCCACATTGCACTAAGTATTCTATTCATAATTATTAGAGTATAaagttaatatataaaaatagaacccATATTCCATGTCTTTttctatcaatttttttataaagtcaaatactccatccatccgcCATTAATTGACACACTTTGATcccgtacgagttttaagaaatgtaatggaaagtagattgaaaaaattagtgaaatatgagtcatacttttataaattagttattagttatataataaaatgtgagcaagaataaattattggaatgtgaggcccattaccaaaaatagtgaCAAGTATCAGTGAACAGATTAGAAAGAAAACTACCGACAAGTAATGGCAGATGAAGGAagtaatttcttaaaactcatcaAATATCTAACATCTATTTGAGACCATAGGGACTATAGATAGATTAtgagagaagaaagagagaaagagttaCCTTGAGGGTGTCCAAAGTCAATGCAACAATCTTAGCATTTCCAAGTAGCTGAAACATCCTAACACATCTCAGAGTCATCATTGTAGGATTCACATAATTGTATATATTATCGGGTTGTTGTTTGTAATGAATGTTCAAATAAACATCCTCCAACATTGGGATGTCAACCTTAGAACAATGGAAAGGCAACTTTGCCTCGTATCTAAACGAGGTAAGCAACGGAGCCGAAATCTCCTGCATTCCATAAGCATACAAACTCTCATCCACAATTTCAAGAAACCTAAGCTTGGGAGCCTTCACAACAAGCTCATAAAAGACACACCGCCGCAGAGTAAGCTTCTCCAGCTCCGGGAAGCCCGAAAACGGCTCCTTCAACGGTGGATCATAGTGACCTTCTTGGCCAAACCAAGACCCTTCAAGAAAAAGGTTTTTCAAATGAGGTAGTGAAAACTTCCCCGGTGCAATGATCACACGGCCGAGCTGGCGGAGCTCGAGTTCCGTCAGCGTTGTGGAGGCGAAGAAGGCGGGTGGGAGGGTGATATCCGGGCGGCAGCGGGCGTGGAGGCGGAGGGATTCGACACCGTGGCTGATGGCGTAGAGGATGCATTTTTCGATGAATGATTTATCGGCGTGGATGAGGAGATGTGTGTCGAATGAGAGGTGGAAGTTGCGGATGGGGGCGGCGCCGTCGCGGAGGGAGAGGAGGTGGGAGACGAAGTGGGAGAAGCGGTGGGAGAGGGGTTTGGGGTTGTTTAAGGGGGTGAACCGGCTGAGGAGGAAGCGGAGGTCGGAGAGGGTGTGGGAGAGGGTTCTCCATCTTGTGGAGAGGATGGTTGTTTGAAGGGCTTGATTTGTGTCGAGTAATGAGAGGATTTGTTGGAGGATTTGATCTGGGAGTTGGCTTATTCTGTCTTCCTCCATTCTTTGATGATGATTGATTTTGATGTGTTGAATTTGAGGGTGGTGgattattattagtatataaTGTGAGAGTTTTCTTGGTGACCAAATTttggagtttgattggttgTGTTATTTTAGTTTGTTGACTTTGAGTGTTTGAGCAAAGCACGTCTATTGCCTGGTCTTTCTGTATCCCCTTGTTACGCAAGtatgttattttattattacatACTGtacttaattaaatattttgtgtaATGGGGACGTTCAAGCATTGTAAATTGTAAAATATAATGAGTTGATCTAGTGTTCAAACTCCAACTATCTTCTTCCCTAAGTAAAAATGATACGTATAAAATAAGTATTTGGTAAAAAGGTAATACCTCTTCGATTCGTCTTAGAAAATAGGACACACTTTGATATGATTTAATGAAAATTAGATAGTGTGATTAAGGAAACATAAAGTCTCTCTATCCTCTATTATTTGttccaattttttatttggaaTATTCCTTATTAACaagaagataataaaataagccAACAAGATGGAAAATGAATTACAAATAAT
Encoded proteins:
- the LOC121778490 gene encoding F-box/LRR-repeat protein At3g59190-like, which encodes MEEDRISQLPDQILQQILSLLDTNQALQTTILSTRWRTLSHTLSDLRFLLSRFTPLNNPKPLSHRFSHFVSHLLSLRDGAAPIRNFHLSFDTHLLIHADKSFIEKCILYAISHGVESLRLHARCRPDITLPPAFFASTTLTELELRQLGRVIIAPGKFSLPHLKNLFLEGSWFGQEGHYDPPLKEPFSGFPELEKLTLRRCVFYELVVKAPKLRFLEIVDESLYAYGMQEISAPLLTSFRYEAKLPFHCSKVDIPMLEDVYLNIHYKQQPDNIYNYVNPTMMTLRCVRMFQLLGNAKIVALTLDTLKVLEKNRGLIEESPCPFPYMKCLKVMKGRREITTVLRRVMNYLTEGTLYFDSLVVELPQGGVTLVEKNSDDLFEDESDEQQLELLFRIEDEII